Genomic window (Candidatus Microthrix parvicella Bio17-1):
AAACATGAACTGCACCAGCCACCGCGAGCCCACCGATGCCCAGTGCCGCCAGCGGTACTCAAGGCCTTCCGCAGAGCCTCCCGCCGCATAGCGGCTACCCACCGTCACCTGCGCAGGGCCGTCCAACAGCGGCGCCACCATCGACTCGGCGACCTCGGGCGGATGCTGCAGATCTCCATCCATCACGATCACGGCACGACCTCTCGCTTGGGCCATGCCCAGTGTCAGCGCACCGGCGAGGCCTCCGTCGCGCCGCCCCACAGGCCGGTGGATCATGCGCACCGGCTCGCCCGCCGCGGCCGCCCGACGAACCACCTGCGGCGTCTCATCGTCGGAGTCGTCGACGAACAACACCTCGTAGCTGCGTCCGGTCTCGCCGAAGTGGGTCGACAACCGGCCCAACAACCGCTCGACGTTGTCGCCCTCGTTGCGCGTCGGCACCAGCACGGTCACCGCGACTCCCCGCAGACGTTCCGCC
Coding sequences:
- a CDS encoding glycosyltransferase; the encoded protein is MSNDAAEGQTNAMAAAERLRGVAVTVLVPTRNEGDNVERLLGRLSTHFGETGRSYEVLFVDDSDDETPQVVRRAAAAGEPVRMIHRPVGRRDGGLAGALTLGMAQARGRAVIVMDGDLQHPPEVAESMVAPLLDGPAQVTVGSRYAAGGSAEGLEYRWRHWASVGSRWLVQFMFRETRRSSDPGGGLFAIRPEVLANATLAPEGYKMLVEILVRGKWEVLVDVPYRFETRTDGQTKSTLVEGWNMVKHLVRLWWSTRVGWGPEPAQPRTDGLEILDPAAP